A region of uncultured Anaeromusa sp. DNA encodes the following proteins:
- a CDS encoding ABC transporter ATP-binding protein encodes MTELLVLRNIVKAYGDDTILKGVSLVLDQGNALAIVGDSGGGKTTLLSIMGLLQTPTAGTVLVNGKSTQGLSPQELAQLRGQYFGFVFQRARLINSLSVLENVLVPSRFLKRGESWQKKAIEILERFNLGHRLQHKPQELSLGQLRRVSLARALLLKPPILLADEPTNDLDPVLAGQVADCLLDARKEGHGIVIVTHDPVLAARANKVVRLKNGSIIVEPTALVS; translated from the coding sequence ATGACGGAGCTTCTTGTATTGCGCAATATTGTTAAGGCCTATGGCGACGACACAATTCTGAAGGGAGTCTCTCTAGTCTTGGACCAGGGCAACGCCTTAGCCATTGTGGGCGACTCCGGCGGCGGCAAAACGACGCTGCTTTCCATCATGGGGCTTTTGCAGACGCCTACCGCGGGGACTGTTTTGGTAAACGGCAAGAGCACGCAAGGACTTTCGCCCCAAGAATTGGCGCAGTTGCGCGGCCAGTATTTCGGCTTTGTATTTCAGCGGGCCAGGCTGATCAATTCGTTGTCGGTGTTGGAAAATGTGCTGGTGCCGTCACGCTTTTTAAAACGAGGCGAATCTTGGCAAAAAAAGGCCATTGAGATCTTGGAACGTTTCAATTTAGGACATCGCCTGCAGCACAAACCGCAAGAACTCAGCTTGGGACAATTGCGGAGGGTATCGCTAGCCCGGGCGTTGCTGCTAAAACCTCCGATTTTACTGGCGGACGAGCCTACTAACGATTTGGATCCCGTCCTGGCGGGACAAGTAGCGGATTGTCTGTTGGACGCTAGGAAGGAGGGCCATGGCATTGTTATTGTGACTCACGATCCGGTGCTGGCGGCCCGGGCGAATAAGGTGGTGCGTTTGAAAAATGGCAGCATAATCGTAGAACCTACTGCATTAGTTTCTTGA
- a CDS encoding ABC transporter permease, giving the protein MMLFLIWKSLLHRKLSAAAIVFSIAMGVSIVFAAVSLYQGVASGMQLSKERMGADLVLVPLGVTMEPSLVLFGGATENTYMPADTVEAIRAIPGIKRATPQFFTHALTADCHDIGNDNRMLGYDPESDWIITPWLKQAHKSQLNDDEMILGAKVPIWDGDQLSVLGKWYRIVAIAEETGTTLDYSLFVSMNEARRVVAKRGSLQAVWVKQGPPELLVSTILVQVEDGADLEKLLADIRQTALVQPIVAAEVKKKIQAQFTALVYLLGGLGGLVALLSLFHLFSRFYTLTWERQAEWGLYLALGASGRDIAAIVAGEALAVSLGGSLLGLCLGGLWYKGSLTLLTAYQAFPFVPPSWSFFLLTAGVLVGVFTALGALAAWLPAYNGSKIEPSAVMTRGEFD; this is encoded by the coding sequence ATGATGCTGTTTCTGATCTGGAAAAGTCTGCTGCACCGTAAGTTGTCTGCAGCGGCCATTGTTTTTTCCATTGCTATGGGCGTGAGTATTGTGTTTGCGGCGGTTTCGCTTTATCAGGGGGTTGCTTCGGGGATGCAGCTATCCAAAGAACGCATGGGGGCCGACTTGGTGTTGGTGCCGCTGGGCGTGACGATGGAGCCGAGCCTGGTGCTGTTTGGCGGTGCGACGGAAAACACCTATATGCCGGCTGATACGGTCGAAGCCATTCGGGCTATCCCGGGAATCAAGCGGGCGACGCCGCAGTTTTTTACGCATGCCTTGACGGCGGACTGCCATGACATAGGCAATGACAATCGTATGCTTGGCTATGACCCTGAAAGCGACTGGATTATTACCCCTTGGTTGAAACAAGCCCATAAAAGCCAGCTGAATGACGATGAGATGATTTTAGGCGCCAAAGTTCCTATTTGGGATGGGGATCAACTTTCTGTGTTGGGGAAATGGTACCGTATTGTCGCTATCGCCGAAGAGACAGGAACGACGCTGGATTATTCTCTTTTTGTCAGCATGAATGAAGCTAGGCGAGTGGTGGCGAAACGCGGTTCGCTGCAAGCGGTATGGGTCAAGCAAGGGCCGCCGGAGCTCCTTGTTTCTACTATTCTTGTGCAAGTGGAAGACGGCGCTGATTTAGAAAAGCTGTTGGCTGATATTCGTCAGACCGCGTTGGTACAGCCCATTGTGGCGGCGGAAGTCAAAAAGAAAATCCAGGCTCAGTTTACAGCGCTGGTCTATTTGCTGGGCGGTCTTGGAGGGCTGGTTGCGCTCTTGTCGTTGTTTCATTTGTTTTCCCGCTTTTATACGCTTACTTGGGAACGGCAGGCTGAATGGGGGCTTTATTTGGCCCTGGGCGCTTCTGGGAGAGATATTGCCGCGATTGTGGCGGGAGAAGCGTTGGCGGTTTCCTTAGGAGGTTCGCTGCTGGGGCTATGTTTAGGCGGACTTTGGTATAAGGGGAGTTTGACGTTACTTACGGCTTATCAGGCGTTTCCGTTTGTACCCCCTTCTTGGAGCTTTTTCTTGCTAACGGCAGGCGTTCTCGTTGGGGTTTTTACCGCCTTAGGGGCGTTGGCCGCCTGGCTTCCGGCTTATAACGGCAGCAAGATAGAACCAAGCGCCGTCATGACCCGAGGTGAATTTGACTGA
- a CDS encoding DUF4418 family protein, translating to MARSNFVAGAAVAISAALLVLPRIFPICTGLGAGGKPMVCHYTFQAEFIIGLLALIVSGSLFVLRTAEARQWSGFLLVLLGISVVVLPQAWAIGLCPHASGACHKTAFFINIGGSLLALTGGWAAWQAYRQQKNLAGRLDDAVSDLEKSAAP from the coding sequence ATGGCGCGGTCTAATTTTGTCGCGGGAGCAGCTGTGGCAATCAGTGCGGCTTTGTTGGTTTTGCCTAGAATTTTCCCCATTTGCACAGGTCTAGGGGCAGGCGGCAAACCTATGGTGTGCCATTATACCTTTCAAGCGGAATTTATTATCGGCTTATTGGCATTGATCGTATCCGGCAGTTTATTTGTTTTGCGTACTGCGGAAGCGCGGCAGTGGAGCGGCTTTCTTCTGGTTTTGCTGGGGATTTCCGTTGTTGTTCTGCCGCAAGCCTGGGCGATTGGACTTTGCCCGCATGCATCGGGCGCCTGCCATAAAACCGCTTTTTTTATCAATATAGGAGGTTCGTTGCTTGCTTTGACCGGAGGTTGGGCGGCTTGGCAGGCCTATAGACAGCAAAAAAATCTTGCAGGGAGACTGGATGATGCTGTTTCTGATCTGGAAAAGTCTGCTGCACCGTAA
- a CDS encoding ABC transporter permease — MNKWAKAIKRFSGRGIGLVVFFALWEFLPRAGLVDQTFFSPPSLVLQALVSLVKSGAIWPHVESSIQRSFLGLGLSILLGTSLGIFLGWFKRLEYLVDPVLQTFRQLPSLALFPVFILFFGIGELSKVTIIFWASLWPILLNTINGVKNVDKILLDSAKSLGASQSFIFLKVVLPAAVPEIMTGIRLGGAHSVVALVAAEMIGAEAGLGFLVFYSQETFKVPNMFAAIVCLALVGLALNYLLVFIEARLTRWKRSSTENA, encoded by the coding sequence ATGAACAAGTGGGCTAAGGCGATAAAACGGTTTTCAGGGCGAGGCATAGGGCTTGTTGTCTTTTTCGCTCTTTGGGAATTTTTACCCCGTGCTGGCTTGGTGGATCAGACCTTCTTCAGTCCCCCCTCGCTGGTCTTGCAAGCCTTGGTGTCGCTGGTTAAATCAGGCGCTATTTGGCCGCATGTAGAGAGCAGCATCCAGCGTTCCTTTTTAGGCTTGGGCCTGTCGATCCTTCTTGGCACATCTTTGGGGATTTTTTTAGGGTGGTTCAAACGGCTGGAGTATTTGGTGGATCCGGTGCTGCAGACCTTTCGTCAGCTGCCTTCGCTGGCTTTGTTTCCTGTTTTTATCTTGTTTTTTGGTATCGGCGAGTTGTCCAAGGTAACTATTATTTTTTGGGCGTCCTTGTGGCCAATTTTGCTCAATACCATTAACGGCGTAAAGAATGTAGATAAAATTCTGCTTGATTCTGCCAAATCGCTGGGAGCATCCCAAAGCTTCATCTTTCTCAAAGTGGTTTTGCCTGCGGCGGTGCCGGAGATCATGACAGGTATTCGCTTAGGTGGCGCTCATTCGGTAGTGGCGCTGGTAGCGGCGGAAATGATCGGCGCAGAAGCCGGCTTAGGATTTTTAGTATTTTACTCGCAGGAAACCTTTAAAGTGCCCAATATGTTTGCCGCGATTGTTTGCTTGGCGTTGGTTGGCCTGGCTTTGAATTATTTGCTGGTCTTTATTGAAGCGCGGCTGACACGCTGGAAACGCAGTTCGACGGAAAATGCGTAA
- a CDS encoding ABC transporter ATP-binding protein: MSKITAKNVNKFFQVKNEENQSDSLVILDDFQLEVKEGEFLSILGPSGCGKSTFLNILGGLDSQSSGEIFVDDQAVTGAGNNLGYVFQAYALFPWRTVLENVGAGLEIRGVKRKERREIAKEYIELVGLGEFAHRYPHELSGGMKQRVAIARALAYQPEVLLMDEPFAALDAQTREVLQYELLRIWEETHKTIVFVTHSIDEAVFLSDRVAVMTARPGRIKEIIEVPLARPRSEELRNSAAFAGIRHQAWELLKDEVLQAQEPSLRRVAAASFETKQTGEGRAVLHEQVG; encoded by the coding sequence ATGAGTAAAATCACGGCGAAAAATGTGAACAAATTCTTTCAAGTCAAAAATGAGGAAAATCAAAGCGATTCTTTGGTGATTTTGGATGATTTTCAGTTGGAGGTAAAAGAGGGCGAATTTTTGTCCATTCTAGGTCCCAGCGGTTGTGGCAAGTCAACCTTCCTCAATATTCTCGGCGGTTTGGACAGTCAAAGCAGCGGCGAAATTTTCGTGGATGATCAGGCTGTAACCGGAGCGGGGAACAATTTGGGTTATGTATTTCAGGCCTATGCACTGTTTCCTTGGCGGACGGTGCTGGAAAATGTGGGAGCCGGTTTGGAAATTCGCGGCGTAAAGCGCAAAGAACGCCGGGAGATAGCCAAGGAGTATATCGAACTTGTGGGCCTTGGCGAATTTGCCCATCGTTATCCGCATGAGTTGTCCGGTGGCATGAAGCAGCGCGTGGCCATTGCCAGAGCTCTGGCGTATCAGCCGGAGGTACTGTTGATGGATGAGCCATTTGCCGCATTGGATGCGCAGACGAGGGAAGTGCTGCAGTATGAGCTGCTCCGCATTTGGGAAGAGACGCATAAGACCATTGTCTTTGTTACGCATAGTATTGACGAAGCGGTATTCCTATCGGACCGTGTGGCGGTAATGACAGCCAGGCCGGGACGGATTAAGGAAATTATTGAGGTGCCTCTGGCAAGACCGCGGAGCGAAGAACTCAGAAATTCCGCGGCCTTTGCTGGTATTCGGCATCAAGCATGGGAACTGCTCAAAGACGAAGTGCTGCAGGCGCAAGAGCCGAGCTTGCGTCGCGTGGCGGCGGCTTCCTTTGAAACAAAGCAAACAGGGGAAGGAAGGGCGGTTTTGCATGAACAAGTGGGCTAA
- a CDS encoding rhodanese-like domain-containing protein — MAKNISAQELQKTLWQENGYALLDIRERNEYESGQIFGATQIPRRELEVRIQELAPVKSTPLVLYDWEGERASLAAATLEEQNYTQVRILEGGLKAWQRQGLPIVRGVHVLSKAFGEIVGEYWRVVPKLTPRDLKRWMDSGRDDFVVIEVRPYEEAAKTGSIPGAVVVSGVELPLRVADYVQAGKKIVTTCAGRTRGYIACATLKKMNIAQVYDLDNGTKGWKLVGFSLQKEVAEGPLPSAASRAAAEQFAKRLVREEGIPSVSAEQLRAWQQEAAAKTLYVVDVRRREEYETEGHIPGARWVAGGQAIQNADDTVAVPDARIVFVCDEGTRSAITAYWYQQMGFDQVYVLEKGMKSWQEEGRALEFGQLERAPLGYAEAVKQVDTLSVASLRNLQRKEPATVVLDVSDSRSFAAGHIPGARWLSRSWLEKRIATILEEADSLVVVTAADAYSPVLAAAALQKIGYSRVAALEGGTPAWRKAGKELVAGLDGIVPDDWHVHLTEYDLKQSAQYLAWEEELAYLPAYMEYFRRKRVLEDSKEDIAKTS, encoded by the coding sequence ATGGCAAAAAACATATCCGCCCAAGAGCTGCAAAAGACGTTATGGCAAGAAAATGGTTATGCGCTGCTGGACATTCGAGAACGAAATGAATACGAAAGCGGGCAAATTTTCGGGGCTACGCAAATTCCTAGGCGGGAACTGGAAGTAAGAATTCAGGAGTTGGCGCCGGTAAAAAGCACGCCTCTTGTCTTATATGACTGGGAAGGAGAACGGGCTTCGTTAGCGGCGGCAACGCTGGAAGAACAAAATTACACGCAGGTGCGCATTCTAGAGGGAGGCTTGAAAGCCTGGCAGCGTCAGGGACTGCCGATTGTACGAGGCGTTCATGTGTTGAGTAAGGCTTTTGGAGAAATTGTCGGCGAGTATTGGCGCGTAGTACCGAAGCTGACGCCACGGGATTTGAAGCGGTGGATGGACAGCGGGCGAGATGATTTTGTAGTCATTGAAGTGCGTCCTTACGAGGAAGCGGCTAAAACCGGAAGCATTCCGGGGGCTGTAGTTGTTTCCGGTGTGGAATTGCCATTGCGGGTAGCCGATTATGTGCAGGCGGGCAAGAAAATCGTGACAACTTGCGCCGGTCGTACGCGAGGTTATATTGCTTGCGCAACGCTGAAGAAAATGAATATAGCTCAGGTGTATGATTTGGATAATGGCACCAAAGGCTGGAAGCTGGTAGGCTTTTCGCTGCAAAAAGAAGTGGCGGAAGGACCGCTGCCTTCGGCGGCAAGCAGAGCAGCGGCTGAACAATTTGCTAAGCGCCTGGTGCGCGAAGAAGGTATTCCCTCGGTCTCGGCGGAACAGCTACGCGCTTGGCAGCAAGAAGCTGCCGCTAAAACGCTGTATGTAGTGGATGTGCGCAGAAGAGAAGAATATGAAACAGAAGGCCATATTCCCGGCGCCAGATGGGTGGCCGGAGGGCAGGCAATTCAAAACGCAGATGACACGGTAGCTGTTCCAGACGCTCGCATTGTATTTGTTTGCGATGAGGGAACCCGCTCGGCGATCACTGCTTATTGGTATCAGCAGATGGGCTTTGACCAAGTGTATGTCCTCGAAAAGGGCATGAAGTCTTGGCAGGAAGAAGGCCGCGCATTGGAGTTTGGACAGCTGGAACGGGCGCCCCTTGGCTACGCGGAAGCGGTGAAGCAAGTGGACACGCTGAGCGTGGCTTCCTTGCGAAATTTGCAACGAAAAGAGCCGGCGACAGTAGTTCTGGACGTGAGCGACAGCCGTTCTTTTGCGGCGGGTCATATACCGGGTGCGCGCTGGCTGTCCCGCAGTTGGCTGGAAAAGCGCATTGCCACAATTCTTGAAGAGGCAGACAGTCTGGTTGTGGTGACGGCAGCGGATGCCTATTCGCCTGTATTAGCGGCGGCAGCCTTGCAAAAAATAGGCTATAGCCGGGTAGCTGCGTTAGAGGGAGGCACGCCTGCCTGGCGCAAGGCGGGGAAAGAGCTTGTTGCCGGTTTGGACGGAATTGTGCCGGATGACTGGCACGTACATTTGACCGAATATGATCTGAAACAATCAGCGCAATATCTGGCTTGGGAAGAAGAGCTGGCTTATTTGCCGGCGTATATGGAGTATTTTCGTCGCAAGCGGGTCTTGGAAGATAGCAAGGAAGATATTGCCAAAACTTCATAA
- a CDS encoding epoxyqueuosine reductase produces MSQKKLDKEEVRQYARDVGAALVGFAPVERWSEFGDLPEDFFPQQVWPLTRTVIVLAIPSLLPTVETKISHLYRAQYNYTNQLLDEAAYRLAAFLNRQGQAAIPFCRDGYGVGVLQEKPLAAFSHVWAGQYAGLGRIGWNHTLLTPEYGPRHRLVSVLTALEVPGDPLLEKELCTNCRLCEKICSTQAFSGSPQELKYAKMDKISCAKRRQRFRGPFSHCGFCIKVCPIGEDRALYGSRKIKQYFSEAQDFSQWQSGIGAGITGWEE; encoded by the coding sequence TTGTCGCAAAAGAAGCTGGATAAAGAAGAGGTTCGGCAGTACGCCCGCGACGTAGGGGCGGCGTTGGTAGGATTTGCCCCAGTGGAACGCTGGTCGGAATTTGGAGATTTGCCGGAAGATTTTTTTCCGCAGCAGGTCTGGCCCTTGACTCGAACTGTCATTGTCTTGGCGATTCCATCGCTGCTGCCAACGGTGGAAACCAAGATATCGCATTTGTATCGGGCGCAGTATAATTACACCAATCAATTGCTGGATGAGGCGGCCTATCGCCTAGCGGCTTTTTTGAATCGCCAGGGGCAGGCGGCGATTCCATTTTGCCGGGATGGTTACGGAGTAGGCGTGCTTCAAGAAAAACCACTAGCCGCCTTTTCTCATGTCTGGGCCGGGCAATATGCGGGGCTGGGGCGTATTGGCTGGAACCATACGCTCTTAACGCCGGAATACGGGCCACGCCATCGTCTGGTATCGGTGTTGACCGCCCTGGAAGTACCTGGTGATCCGCTGCTTGAAAAAGAGCTTTGCACCAACTGTCGTTTGTGCGAAAAGATTTGCAGTACCCAGGCGTTTTCCGGGTCTCCTCAGGAATTAAAGTATGCAAAAATGGATAAAATATCTTGCGCCAAGCGACGGCAGCGTTTTCGGGGGCCCTTTAGCCACTGCGGCTTTTGCATCAAGGTGTGCCCTATAGGAGAAGACCGCGCTTTATATGGCAGCCGGAAGATCAAACAGTACTTTTCGGAAGCGCAGGATTTTTCACAGTGGCAGTCAGGAATTGGCGCCGGCATTACGGGGTGGGAGGAGTAA